The proteins below come from a single Labilithrix sp. genomic window:
- a CDS encoding CBS domain-containing protein has product MKARVADIMNPKLLYVREGDRLAMVRSKILAFGVTAVPVLDEDHRPVGVVSLRDFDRDGEVEPSSPVRVVRGDMTVTEGARVLADSGMHHLVVVDDRGVAIGMVSAVDFLRALVGAPPSHPAAFAAF; this is encoded by the coding sequence ATGAAAGCCCGCGTCGCCGACATCATGAACCCAAAGCTGCTCTACGTCCGTGAGGGCGACCGCCTGGCGATGGTCCGCTCGAAGATCCTCGCGTTCGGCGTCACCGCCGTCCCCGTCCTCGACGAGGACCACCGCCCCGTCGGCGTCGTCTCGCTCCGCGACTTCGACCGCGACGGCGAGGTCGAGCCGAGCTCGCCGGTGCGCGTGGTCCGCGGCGACATGACGGTCACGGAGGGCGCCCGCGTCCTCGCCGACTCCGGCATGCACCACCTCGTCGTCGTCGACGACCGCGGCGTCGCGATCGGAATGGTCTCCGCCGTCGACTTCCTCCGCGCGCTCGTCGGCGCGCCGCCCTCTCACCCCGCCGCGTTCGCCGCGTTTTGA
- a CDS encoding CBS domain-containing protein, which produces MASREMKERIIPLRLCTTIAPAHETLRPFVVCPRTHQAIDAHTCAGCMRMRSLEWGPTSGGEVGCVVGDDEPPLDPRADFAEIAARTKVFDVIAPVATCVTPEVPLERVRELFANGVARTLPVVDDEGKLQGLVSRSDLVSAEGTVKDVMTPSAHALPYEAPLPYAVSLLAQEDVGEVPVVKLDGTVVGMCHALDVLRWVAAQLGYVARRS; this is translated from the coding sequence ATGGCCTCGCGTGAGATGAAGGAGCGGATCATCCCGCTCCGGCTCTGCACCACGATCGCTCCCGCGCACGAGACGTTGCGTCCGTTCGTCGTGTGTCCACGCACGCATCAGGCGATCGACGCGCACACGTGCGCGGGCTGCATGCGGATGCGCTCGCTCGAGTGGGGGCCGACCTCCGGCGGCGAGGTCGGCTGCGTGGTCGGCGACGACGAGCCGCCGCTCGATCCGCGCGCGGACTTCGCCGAGATCGCGGCCCGGACCAAGGTGTTCGACGTCATCGCGCCGGTCGCGACGTGCGTGACACCCGAGGTCCCGCTCGAGCGTGTGCGCGAGCTCTTCGCGAACGGCGTCGCCCGCACGCTCCCGGTCGTCGACGACGAGGGGAAGCTCCAAGGGCTGGTGTCGCGTTCGGACCTTGTCTCGGCGGAGGGCACCGTCAAAGACGTCATGACCCCGTCCGCGCACGCGCTGCCGTACGAGGCGCCGCTCCCGTACGCGGTGTCGCTCCTCGCGCAGGAGGACGTCGGCGAGGTCCCGGTCGTGAAGCTGGACGGCACCGTCGTCGGCATGTGCCACGCGCTCGACGTCCTCCGCTGGGTCGCCGCGCAGCTCGGCTACGTCGCGCGGCGCAGCTGA
- a CDS encoding cyclic nucleotide-binding domain-containing protein, which yields MITPHPLVYGKRLEDVDVLARARLLAGLGMRDVGTFLDLLDQVALAPGTTVFREGDAGEMMYFVLEGTGRIGRGGLDLRTIGPGDHFGELALLGEQPRATTVAADTTMRLARLSRSRYRSLALSHARVALHFTQALARVLGDDLAAMTDSAALLAHPRSSPRKLAVRVVRGGELLVVATGTLAGTLLPETDHAAPVVGATFNRLEIGLETPLVADGELAPLTLASPEGRAIHARSVALLVLEAARRVAPALAIRTSAVLEDACVLALPADVDHARVAAAIEAEAKRLIAEDVPLREEIWSLDEARAELPEREISRALLASRHAPAVAVGRCGETYALATGPLVPRASRLGPFTLAPHADGLLLHLPSHDAHLPARAIPRHGGEMAIASRRWLAGLGIDSVGAFDARCVAGGVPELIRVAEGFHEKWVARLAEQITRRRGTVRVVAVAGPSSSGKTTFIKRLVVQLLVEGMRPHALSLDDYFVDRERTVRDEDGELDFEAIEAIDGDLLRAHVRRVLAGEAVTTARYDFVAGTSAPAGGPTLRLAGDDVLLVEGIHGLHPDLFAGVAPPEAVHRIFIHPAQTTPLDRVNVVTPEDIRLLRRIVRDRHQRNYTAAATIARWPSVRRGDLVHVFPRLAGADAVFDSSLPYEASVLKVFAERYLLEVPPSDPAFTTAHRLRCLLDEYVAIHPDHVPPTSVIREFIGGSGFEY from the coding sequence ATGATCACGCCGCATCCGCTCGTCTACGGCAAGCGACTCGAGGACGTCGACGTCCTCGCGCGCGCGCGGCTCCTCGCGGGCCTCGGCATGCGCGACGTCGGCACCTTCCTCGATCTGCTCGATCAGGTCGCGCTCGCGCCCGGGACGACGGTGTTCCGCGAGGGGGACGCCGGCGAGATGATGTACTTCGTCCTCGAAGGCACGGGCCGCATCGGACGCGGCGGGCTCGACCTCCGCACGATCGGTCCGGGCGATCACTTCGGCGAGCTCGCCCTCCTCGGCGAGCAGCCGCGCGCGACCACGGTCGCGGCGGACACCACGATGCGGCTCGCCCGGCTCTCGCGCTCTCGCTACCGGTCGCTCGCGCTGAGCCACGCCCGCGTCGCGCTCCACTTCACGCAGGCGCTCGCGCGCGTCCTCGGCGACGACCTCGCCGCGATGACGGACTCCGCCGCGCTCCTCGCGCACCCGCGCTCCTCGCCGCGCAAGCTCGCGGTCCGCGTCGTGCGCGGCGGCGAGCTGCTCGTCGTCGCGACCGGCACGCTCGCGGGCACGCTGCTCCCCGAGACCGACCACGCCGCGCCGGTCGTCGGAGCGACGTTCAATCGGCTCGAGATCGGGCTCGAGACGCCGCTCGTCGCCGACGGCGAGCTCGCGCCGCTCACGCTCGCGTCGCCGGAGGGGCGCGCGATCCACGCGCGCAGCGTCGCGCTGCTCGTGCTCGAAGCGGCGCGCCGCGTCGCGCCCGCCCTCGCGATCCGTACGAGCGCGGTGCTGGAGGACGCGTGCGTGCTCGCGCTGCCGGCCGACGTCGATCACGCGCGCGTGGCGGCGGCGATCGAGGCGGAGGCGAAGCGGCTGATCGCGGAGGACGTCCCTCTGCGCGAGGAGATCTGGTCGCTCGACGAGGCGCGGGCGGAGCTCCCCGAGCGCGAGATCTCGCGCGCCCTCCTCGCGAGCCGGCACGCGCCCGCGGTCGCGGTCGGTCGCTGCGGCGAGACCTACGCGCTCGCGACCGGACCGCTCGTCCCGCGCGCGAGCCGCCTCGGCCCCTTCACGCTCGCGCCGCACGCGGACGGCCTCCTCCTCCACCTCCCGAGCCACGACGCTCACCTGCCCGCGCGCGCGATCCCTCGTCATGGCGGCGAGATGGCGATCGCGTCGCGGCGGTGGCTCGCGGGGCTCGGCATCGACAGCGTCGGCGCGTTCGACGCGCGCTGCGTCGCGGGCGGAGTGCCCGAGCTGATCCGCGTCGCGGAGGGCTTCCACGAGAAGTGGGTGGCGCGCCTCGCCGAGCAGATCACGCGCCGCCGCGGGACGGTCCGCGTCGTCGCGGTCGCGGGCCCCTCGTCGTCGGGGAAGACGACGTTCATCAAGCGCCTCGTCGTCCAGCTCCTCGTCGAGGGGATGCGCCCGCACGCGCTCTCGCTCGACGACTACTTCGTGGATCGCGAGCGCACCGTGCGCGACGAGGACGGCGAGCTCGACTTCGAGGCGATCGAGGCGATCGACGGCGACCTCCTCCGCGCCCACGTCCGGCGCGTCCTCGCCGGCGAGGCCGTGACGACCGCGCGCTACGACTTCGTCGCCGGCACGAGCGCCCCCGCCGGCGGCCCGACCTTGCGCCTCGCGGGCGACGACGTCCTCCTCGTCGAGGGGATCCACGGCCTCCATCCCGACCTCTTCGCCGGCGTGGCGCCGCCGGAGGCCGTGCACCGGATCTTCATCCACCCCGCGCAGACGACGCCGCTCGATCGCGTGAACGTCGTGACGCCGGAGGACATCCGGCTCCTCCGCCGCATCGTGCGCGACCGCCACCAGCGCAACTACACCGCCGCGGCGACGATCGCGCGCTGGCCGTCGGTCCGCCGCGGCGATCTCGTTCACGTGTTCCCGCGCCTCGCCGGCGCGGACGCGGTCTTCGACTCGTCGCTCCCGTACGAGGCGAGCGTGCTCAAGGTCTTCGCCGAGCGCTACCTGCTCGAGGTCCCGCCCTCCGATCCGGCGTTCACGACCGCGCATCGCCTCCGCTGCCTGCTCGACGAGTACGTCGCGATCCATCCGGACCACGTCCCGCCGACCTCGGTCATCCGCGAGTTCATCGGCGGGAGCGGCTTCGAGTACTGA
- a CDS encoding NnrS family protein: MNRALPLHGEIPTPSAPSGYAIGRKGFRPFFLLAALFACVAVPVWLLVLFGKLAPPPTFDAVTWHAHEMLFGYTAAVIAGFLLTAVGNWTGRETATGPLLFALAGVWGLGRVVMTLPLHLPAGAIAAVDLAFLPLLAVVLARPLVATGNRRNFVMLAVLGVLAAANVAVHLASDAVTAQRALVVALDVVVFLCVVIAGRIVPMFTRNATQAEGIVSSPALDRIAIVAMLGVLASDVVAPGSRAGVFVAGAAGVAVLARAARWGAQHTGRHPLLWILHAGHAWIAAGLLLRAAGAPPSLATHALTLGAIGALTLGMMARVALGHTGRPLAAARATTAAFACITVAAVARVAGPALWPAAYTTTLAVAGTAWVLAFALYLAGHVPILVAPRADGKAG, from the coding sequence GTGAATCGGGCGCTGCCGCTCCACGGCGAGATCCCCACGCCGAGCGCGCCCTCGGGGTACGCGATCGGGCGGAAGGGGTTTCGGCCGTTCTTCCTCCTCGCCGCCCTGTTCGCGTGCGTCGCGGTGCCGGTCTGGTTGCTCGTCTTGTTCGGGAAGCTCGCGCCGCCGCCGACCTTCGACGCGGTGACGTGGCACGCGCACGAGATGCTCTTCGGCTACACCGCCGCCGTCATCGCTGGCTTCCTCCTCACCGCGGTCGGCAACTGGACCGGGCGCGAGACCGCGACCGGGCCGCTGCTCTTCGCGCTCGCCGGCGTCTGGGGGCTCGGGCGCGTCGTGATGACGCTGCCGCTCCACCTGCCCGCCGGCGCGATCGCGGCGGTGGACCTCGCGTTCTTGCCGCTCCTCGCCGTCGTGCTCGCGCGGCCGCTCGTCGCGACCGGGAACCGTCGCAACTTCGTGATGCTCGCCGTGCTCGGCGTCCTCGCCGCCGCGAACGTCGCGGTGCACCTCGCGAGCGACGCGGTCACGGCGCAGCGCGCGCTCGTGGTCGCGCTCGACGTCGTCGTCTTCCTCTGCGTCGTCATCGCGGGGCGCATCGTGCCGATGTTCACGCGCAACGCGACGCAGGCCGAGGGCATCGTCTCGTCGCCCGCGCTCGATCGGATCGCGATCGTGGCGATGCTCGGCGTCCTCGCGAGCGACGTCGTTGCGCCGGGCTCGCGCGCCGGCGTCTTCGTGGCGGGCGCGGCCGGCGTCGCGGTCCTCGCGCGCGCCGCGCGGTGGGGCGCGCAGCACACCGGCCGGCACCCGCTCCTCTGGATCCTCCACGCCGGCCACGCCTGGATCGCGGCCGGCCTCCTCCTGCGCGCCGCCGGCGCTCCGCCGTCGCTCGCGACCCACGCGCTCACGCTCGGCGCGATCGGCGCGCTCACGCTCGGGATGATGGCGCGCGTCGCGCTCGGGCACACCGGCCGTCCGCTCGCGGCCGCGCGCGCCACCACCGCGGCGTTCGCGTGCATCACCGTCGCCGCCGTCGCGCGCGTGGCCGGTCCTGCCCTCTGGCCCGCGGCGTATACGACGACGCTCGCGGTCGCGGGCACGGCGTGGGTCCTCGCCTTCGCGCTCTACCTCGCCGGCCACGTCCCGATCCTCGTCGCGCCGCGCGCGGACGGGAAGGCGGGATGA
- a CDS encoding ABC transporter ATP-binding protein — MPASLLEARGVTKVYRMGEVDVVALRGVDFELREGELVALLGASGSGKSTLLNILGGLDVPTAGEVWYRGEELTHADDALLTSYRREHVGFVFQFYNLIPSLTARENVALVTDIAADPLEPDFALELVGLGDRADHFPSQLSGGEQQRVAIARAIAKRPQILLCDEPTGALDFKTGRVVLEVLERVNQELGTATALITHNAPIAAIAHRVVTMSGGLIARTETNRRPVRAVEVAW; from the coding sequence ATGCCGGCGTCCCTCCTCGAAGCCCGCGGCGTGACGAAGGTGTATCGCATGGGCGAGGTCGACGTCGTCGCGCTGCGCGGGGTCGACTTCGAGCTCCGCGAAGGCGAGCTCGTCGCCCTCCTCGGCGCCTCCGGGAGCGGGAAGTCGACGCTCCTCAACATCCTCGGCGGCCTCGACGTCCCGACCGCGGGCGAGGTCTGGTACCGCGGCGAGGAGCTCACCCACGCCGACGACGCGCTGCTCACGAGCTACCGGCGCGAGCACGTCGGGTTCGTGTTCCAGTTCTACAACCTGATCCCGAGCCTCACCGCGCGCGAGAACGTCGCGCTCGTGACCGACATCGCCGCCGATCCGCTCGAGCCCGACTTCGCGCTCGAGCTCGTCGGCCTCGGCGACCGCGCCGATCACTTCCCCTCCCAGCTCTCCGGCGGCGAGCAGCAGCGCGTCGCGATCGCGCGCGCGATCGCGAAGCGCCCGCAGATCCTGCTCTGCGACGAGCCCACCGGCGCGCTCGACTTCAAGACCGGTCGCGTCGTCCTCGAGGTGCTGGAGCGCGTGAACCAGGAGCTCGGCACCGCGACCGCGCTCATCACGCACAACGCGCCGATCGCGGCGATCGCGCACCGGGTCGTGACGATGTCGGGCGGGCTCATCGCGCGCACGGAGACGAACCGGCGGCCGGTGCGCGCGGTGGAGGTGGCGTGGTGA
- a CDS encoding universal stress protein produces MSTTSTKRTVIVAAVDDTPAADEVLRTTLAAARGFDASEVHFINVAEPPIVGELQLVRLGTLVDEGRELLARIADRAREEYAGRVEGHLAVDLAPTGILQLATDLEADLIVVGTHNKRRLQRLVLGSVARAVVDRAHCAVLVARAPDYPTSNAPAIEPACHRCVEVQRASGGARLWCEEHSRRSLTPHLHYRVAQPFAVGSGLLRPTGSGL; encoded by the coding sequence ATGAGCACCACGAGCACCAAGCGCACCGTCATCGTCGCCGCGGTCGACGACACCCCCGCCGCGGACGAGGTCCTCCGCACCACCCTCGCCGCCGCGCGCGGCTTCGACGCGAGCGAGGTCCACTTCATCAACGTCGCCGAGCCTCCGATCGTGGGCGAGCTCCAGCTCGTCCGTCTCGGCACCCTCGTCGACGAGGGCCGCGAGCTGCTGGCGCGGATCGCGGACCGGGCGCGCGAGGAGTACGCGGGGCGGGTCGAGGGCCACCTCGCGGTCGACCTCGCTCCGACGGGCATCTTGCAGCTCGCGACCGACCTCGAGGCGGACCTCATCGTCGTCGGGACGCACAACAAGCGGCGTCTCCAGCGCCTGGTCCTCGGCTCCGTGGCCCGCGCCGTCGTCGATCGCGCGCACTGCGCCGTCCTCGTCGCGCGCGCGCCCGACTACCCCACCAGCAACGCGCCCGCGATCGAGCCCGCCTGCCATCGCTGCGTCGAGGTGCAGCGCGCCTCCGGCGGCGCGCGGCTCTGGTGCGAGGAGCACTCTCGCCGCTCGCTCACGCCGCACCTGCACTACCGCGTCGCGCAGCCCTTCGCGGTCGGCTCCGGTCTCCTCCGACCGACGGGCTCGGGCCTCTGA
- a CDS encoding DUF4149 domain-containing protein, with the protein MSTLYTFVVVVHVLAAALWVGGMGLFALVVVPVAKRTLDEERARALLHGIGLRFASVGWYALGTLVVTGALNLHLRGLDAALATADFWRSPFGHTLAAKLGVVALVALASVAHARDARRGDRMRAAKLGRAILVLSVVVVVLAVMLVRGVGV; encoded by the coding sequence ATGAGCACGCTCTACACGTTCGTCGTCGTCGTGCACGTGCTCGCGGCGGCGCTCTGGGTCGGAGGGATGGGGCTCTTCGCGCTCGTCGTCGTCCCGGTCGCGAAGCGGACGCTCGACGAGGAGCGGGCGCGCGCGCTGCTCCACGGGATCGGGCTTCGCTTCGCGTCGGTCGGCTGGTACGCGCTCGGGACGCTCGTCGTCACCGGCGCGCTGAACCTCCACCTGCGCGGGCTCGACGCCGCGCTCGCGACCGCCGACTTCTGGCGGTCGCCGTTCGGGCACACGCTCGCGGCGAAGCTCGGCGTCGTCGCGCTCGTCGCGCTCGCGAGCGTCGCGCACGCTCGCGACGCCCGGCGCGGCGACCGAATGCGCGCCGCGAAGCTGGGACGCGCGATCCTCGTCCTCTCCGTCGTCGTCGTCGTGCTCGCGGTCATGCTCGTGCGTGGGGTAGGGGTCTGA
- a CDS encoding CBS domain-containing protein produces MSDPYRRAHIAHPILRLDVLAPDGTRQSEYRVFCKKQQRAVPMATCCGCVHCDSIDAGPAPSVNCTVPAESVAHEPDPDGLHTAVGQVLTHGVSAVEHGTSLRDALALLRAEDRRSLPVVDDGGVIVGVVYDAGAQQPALRDACVAASMSTSLAVPDTTPVRRALELMAAAHLRELTVIDEHHVPLGTFRDIDGLRWLVEARKG; encoded by the coding sequence ATGTCCGATCCGTACCGCCGGGCTCACATCGCGCACCCGATCCTCCGGCTCGATGTGCTCGCACCGGACGGAACGCGGCAGTCCGAGTACCGCGTCTTCTGCAAGAAGCAGCAGCGCGCGGTGCCGATGGCGACGTGCTGCGGCTGCGTTCATTGCGACTCGATCGACGCCGGGCCCGCGCCCTCGGTCAACTGCACCGTGCCGGCCGAGAGCGTCGCGCACGAGCCGGATCCGGACGGGCTCCACACCGCCGTCGGGCAGGTCCTCACCCACGGGGTCTCCGCGGTCGAGCACGGGACCTCGCTCCGCGACGCGCTCGCGCTGCTCCGGGCGGAGGACCGCCGCTCGCTGCCGGTCGTCGACGACGGCGGCGTCATCGTCGGCGTGGTGTACGACGCGGGCGCGCAGCAGCCCGCCTTGAGGGACGCGTGCGTCGCCGCGTCGATGTCGACGAGCCTCGCGGTCCCCGACACGACGCCGGTGCGACGCGCGCTCGAGCTGATGGCGGCGGCGCACCTCCGCGAGCTCACCGTCATCGACGAGCATCACGTGCCGCTCGGCACCTTCCGCGACATCGACGGCCTGCGCTGGCTCGTCGAGGCGCGGAAGGGCTGA
- a CDS encoding hemerythrin domain-containing protein: MSDKSPLESVRMKVLRQHAELRARLGSLDRAAPSATSPAARTHLRLSLLRFAAAFEEHLAFEESALVDAMRDFDPWSSVREARLLEEHAEQRDRVERLCAMADEGGVTSAELAGEVHWFTQVLRDDMVEEESRLADLIAIEEHGLEQMTG, translated from the coding sequence ATGAGCGACAAGAGCCCGCTGGAGTCCGTGCGAATGAAGGTCCTTCGCCAGCATGCCGAGCTGCGCGCGCGGCTGGGCTCGCTCGATCGCGCCGCGCCGTCGGCGACGTCACCCGCGGCGCGGACGCACCTGCGTTTGTCGCTCCTCCGCTTCGCGGCCGCGTTCGAGGAGCACCTCGCCTTCGAGGAGAGCGCGCTCGTCGACGCGATGCGCGACTTCGACCCGTGGAGCTCGGTCCGCGAGGCGAGGCTGCTCGAGGAGCACGCGGAGCAACGCGACCGCGTGGAGCGCCTATGCGCGATGGCCGACGAGGGCGGCGTGACGAGCGCCGAGCTCGCGGGCGAGGTGCACTGGTTCACGCAGGTCTTGCGCGACGACATGGTCGAGGAGGAGTCCCGCCTCGCCGACCTCATCGCGATCGAGGAGCACGGCCTCGAGCAGATGACGGGTTGA
- a CDS encoding ATP-dependent 6-phosphofructokinase, giving the protein MSAHRTDIRELGPRAVRSPLTSGGFVADSERILREIELPRPVAGGAPRFFELAGPRAELFFDPTRVHAAIVTAGGVCPGINDVIRGLVLELRHRYGVRAVTGFRYGFRGLVTAPPIELDLASVASIHMTGGTMLGTARGPADPRDVVDVLEREGVQMLFVVGGDGSMRAAHAVAEEAARRNAAIAVVGIPKTIDNDIPFVDKTFGFDTAVSTARIALEAAHAEAISGERGVALVKLMGRHAGFLAAHATLASHDVNACLVPEVPFELEGPHGLLRWLDRRLEARGHAVIVVAEGCTLPGANARERDASGNERLAADDRDVGRLLKRAIERSFDRATTLKYIDPSYIVRALRATAEDATFCDALARNAVHAAMAGKTDILVGRWHRRFTHVALSDALRADKRLDPNGPVWRQVLEATGQPSFVAGARSAERIVA; this is encoded by the coding sequence ATGAGCGCTCATCGCACCGACATCCGCGAGCTCGGCCCACGCGCCGTCCGCTCGCCGCTCACGTCCGGCGGCTTCGTCGCCGACAGCGAGCGGATCCTCCGCGAGATCGAGCTGCCGCGCCCCGTCGCCGGCGGAGCTCCCCGCTTCTTCGAGCTCGCGGGTCCGCGCGCAGAGCTCTTCTTCGATCCCACCCGCGTCCACGCCGCGATCGTCACCGCCGGCGGCGTCTGCCCCGGCATCAACGACGTCATCCGCGGCCTCGTGCTCGAGCTCCGGCATCGCTACGGCGTCCGCGCCGTCACCGGCTTCCGGTACGGCTTCCGCGGCCTCGTCACCGCGCCGCCGATCGAGCTCGACCTCGCGTCGGTCGCGTCGATCCACATGACGGGCGGCACGATGCTCGGGACCGCGCGCGGCCCGGCCGATCCGCGCGACGTCGTCGACGTCCTCGAGCGCGAGGGCGTGCAGATGCTCTTCGTCGTCGGCGGCGACGGGAGCATGCGCGCCGCGCACGCGGTCGCGGAGGAGGCGGCGCGCCGGAACGCCGCGATCGCCGTCGTCGGCATCCCGAAGACGATCGACAACGACATCCCGTTCGTCGACAAGACGTTCGGCTTCGACACCGCCGTCTCGACCGCGCGCATCGCGCTCGAGGCCGCGCACGCGGAGGCGATCAGCGGCGAGCGCGGCGTCGCGCTCGTGAAGCTCATGGGGCGCCACGCCGGCTTCCTCGCGGCGCACGCGACGCTCGCGAGCCACGACGTGAACGCGTGCCTCGTGCCGGAGGTCCCGTTCGAGCTCGAGGGTCCGCACGGGCTCCTCCGCTGGCTCGATCGCCGGCTCGAGGCGCGCGGCCACGCCGTCATCGTCGTCGCGGAGGGCTGCACGCTGCCCGGCGCCAACGCGCGCGAGCGCGACGCCTCCGGCAACGAGCGCCTCGCGGCGGACGACCGCGACGTCGGGCGCCTCTTGAAGCGCGCGATCGAGCGGAGCTTCGACCGCGCGACGACGCTCAAGTACATCGACCCGAGCTACATCGTGCGCGCGCTCCGCGCGACGGCGGAGGACGCGACGTTCTGCGACGCGCTCGCCCGCAACGCGGTCCACGCCGCGATGGCCGGCAAGACCGACATCCTCGTCGGCCGCTGGCACCGGCGCTTCACGCACGTCGCGCTCTCCGACGCGCTGCGCGCGGACAAACGCCTCGACCCGAACGGCCCGGTGTGGCGCCAGGTGCTCGAGGCGACGGGGCAGCCATCGTTCGTCGCCGGCGCGCGGAGCGCCGAAAGGATCGTCGCATGA
- a CDS encoding hemerythrin domain-containing protein, with the protein MQPAIGPIEHFMTEDHVRLDRLLLASEHEDGHVDEPTFARFRHDLLRHIAMEEKVLLPFARERRGGEPLAVAPALRRDHGEIAKLLVRAPTAATLTALRELLARHNQLEEGDAGLYATCDALAGSSSTDVVARLREQPTVPVAKYYEGPIRPRSS; encoded by the coding sequence ATGCAACCCGCGATCGGACCGATCGAGCACTTCATGACCGAGGACCATGTCCGCCTCGATCGCCTGCTCCTCGCGAGCGAGCACGAGGACGGGCACGTCGACGAGCCCACGTTCGCTCGCTTCCGCCACGATCTCCTCCGTCACATCGCGATGGAAGAGAAGGTGCTTCTCCCGTTCGCGCGCGAGCGGCGGGGCGGTGAGCCGCTCGCGGTCGCGCCGGCCCTCCGCCGCGATCACGGCGAGATCGCGAAGCTCCTCGTGCGGGCGCCCACCGCCGCGACGCTCACCGCGCTCCGCGAGCTCCTCGCGCGGCACAACCAGCTCGAGGAGGGCGACGCGGGCCTCTACGCTACGTGCGACGCGCTCGCAGGCTCGAGCTCGACCGACGTCGTCGCGCGCCTCCGCGAGCAGCCGACCGTCCCGGTCGCGAAGTACTACGAAGGCCCGATCCGCCCGAGGTCGTCGTGA
- a CDS encoding CBS domain-containing protein: MSAAAARSRRITIGEVMTPAPYTIGSDQKLSVAHRKMKDNALRHLPVLRAGKLVGVLSQRDLYFVESMAGVDVDIDVIADAMTSDVYTTAPDAALCDVAAVMAEKKYGCAVVVDRDRVVGVFTVTDAVRQLADGLA; this comes from the coding sequence GTGAGCGCCGCCGCCGCGCGCTCGCGCCGGATCACGATCGGCGAGGTGATGACGCCCGCTCCGTACACGATCGGGAGCGATCAGAAGCTCTCCGTCGCGCACCGGAAGATGAAGGACAACGCCCTCCGCCACCTCCCCGTGCTCCGCGCGGGCAAGCTCGTCGGCGTCCTCTCCCAGCGCGACCTCTACTTCGTGGAGAGCATGGCCGGCGTCGACGTCGACATCGACGTGATCGCCGACGCCATGACGTCGGACGTCTACACGACCGCGCCGGACGCGGCCTTGTGCGACGTCGCGGCGGTCATGGCGGAGAAGAAGTACGGCTGCGCCGTCGTCGTCGATCGCGATCGCGTCGTCGGCGTCTTCACCGTCACCGACGCGGTGAGGCAGCTGGCCGATGGCCTCGCGTGA